A stretch of Streptomyces vietnamensis DNA encodes these proteins:
- a CDS encoding complex I subunit 1/NuoH family protein, with translation MNDALDVAVRLLIVFAVFLVLPLVIGQTEHKVMAHMQGRLGPMYAGGFHGWAQLVADGVKFAQKEDVVPKDADRRIFQLAPAVALLPYLFVLVAIPIGPSEGAVGQVVDAGIFFVLAVMGVGILGSLMAGWASANKFSLLGALRTAAQLLAYELPMLLTAASVAMAAGTVSLPGILNAFEWWWLPWQIIGALVFFTAGLAELQRPPFDMPVADSEIIFGAYTEYTGLRFALFLLAEYAGIVVLCGLTTVLFLGGWHGPFGADGLGWVWTLLKTAVLAFVVIWLRVSYPRLREDQLQKLAWTTLVPLALAQIALTGIVKVAIQ, from the coding sequence GTGAACGACGCACTCGACGTCGCCGTCCGGCTGCTCATCGTCTTCGCCGTCTTCCTCGTGCTGCCGCTCGTCATCGGGCAGACCGAGCACAAGGTCATGGCCCATATGCAGGGGCGCCTCGGGCCCATGTACGCCGGTGGCTTCCACGGCTGGGCCCAGCTCGTCGCCGACGGCGTGAAGTTCGCGCAGAAGGAGGACGTGGTCCCGAAGGACGCGGACCGGCGGATCTTCCAGCTCGCGCCGGCCGTCGCCCTCCTCCCGTACCTCTTCGTCCTTGTCGCCATTCCGATCGGGCCCAGCGAGGGCGCCGTCGGTCAGGTCGTCGACGCCGGCATCTTCTTCGTGCTCGCCGTGATGGGCGTGGGCATCCTCGGCTCGCTCATGGCCGGCTGGGCCTCCGCCAACAAGTTCTCGCTGCTCGGCGCCCTCCGTACCGCCGCCCAGCTCCTCGCGTACGAGCTGCCGATGCTGCTCACCGCCGCCTCCGTCGCGATGGCCGCCGGCACCGTCTCGCTCCCCGGCATCCTGAACGCCTTCGAGTGGTGGTGGCTGCCCTGGCAGATCATCGGCGCGCTCGTGTTCTTCACCGCCGGTCTCGCGGAGCTCCAGCGGCCCCCGTTCGACATGCCGGTCGCCGACTCGGAGATCATCTTCGGCGCGTACACCGAGTACACCGGCCTCCGCTTCGCACTCTTCCTGCTCGCCGAGTACGCGGGCATCGTCGTCCTCTGCGGTCTCACCACCGTCCTCTTCCTCGGCGGCTGGCACGGCCCCTTCGGCGCCGACGGCCTCGGCTGGGTCTGGACCCTCCTCAAGACGGCCGTCCTCGCCTTCGTCGTGATCTGGCTGCGGGTGTCCTACCCGCGCCTGCGCGAGGACCAGCTCCAGAAGCTCGCCTGGACGACCCTCGTCCCGCTCGCGCTCGCGCAGATCGCGCTCACCGGCATCGTGAAGGTGGCGATCCAGTAA
- a CDS encoding NuoI/complex I 23 kDa subunit family protein, protein MAPIPGSGLAKGLAVTLRTMTKKTVTAQYPDVQPELPPRTRGVIGLFEENCTVCMLCARECPDWCIYIDSHKETVPPAAPGGRERSRNVLDRFAIDFSLCMYCGICIEVCPFDALFWSPEFEYAETDIHELTHERDKLREWMWTVPEPPALDPHAEEPKEIAAARKAAEKAAAQAAAEAEAAAAAEAAAQAEAATQAQAQAQAEAEAEADAQAQEDQQ, encoded by the coding sequence ATGGCTCCGATTCCCGGCTCCGGCCTCGCCAAGGGCCTCGCCGTCACCCTCCGCACGATGACGAAGAAGACCGTCACCGCGCAGTACCCCGACGTGCAGCCCGAGCTGCCGCCCCGCACCCGCGGGGTCATCGGCCTGTTCGAGGAGAACTGCACGGTCTGCATGCTCTGCGCCCGTGAGTGCCCCGACTGGTGCATCTACATCGACTCCCACAAGGAGACGGTGCCGCCCGCCGCCCCCGGCGGCCGCGAGCGCAGCCGGAACGTCCTCGACCGCTTCGCCATCGACTTCTCGCTCTGCATGTACTGCGGGATCTGCATCGAGGTCTGCCCCTTCGACGCGCTGTTCTGGTCGCCCGAGTTCGAGTACGCGGAGACCGACATCCACGAGCTCACCCACGAGCGCGACAAGCTCCGCGAGTGGATGTGGACGGTCCCCGAGCCGCCCGCGCTCGACCCGCACGCGGAGGAGCCGAAGGAGATCGCAGCGGCCCGCAAGGCGGCGGAGAAGGCGGCCGCCCAGGCCGCAGCCGAAGCCGAGGCCGCAGCTGCTGCCGAGGCCGCTGCCCAAGCCGAGGCCGCCACCCAGGCCCAGGCCCAGGCCCAAGCCGAGGCCGAGGCCGAGGCCGACGCCCAGGCCCAGGAGGACCAGCAGTGA
- a CDS encoding NADH-quinone oxidoreductase subunit J family protein produces MTLAAQAHGFLSPTGVEIAFLLVGLVTLGAALVTVTTRQLVHAALWLVVALGGLAVEYLLLTAEFIAWVQVLIYVGSVVVLLLFGLMLTKAPIGRSPDADSGNRPVALAVALAAAAALVWVVVDAFRTTWIDLDGPAQGSTGVTGEILFQHWVLPFEALSVLLLAALVGAIVLSRKNKEGER; encoded by the coding sequence GTGACCCTCGCAGCACAGGCCCACGGCTTCCTCTCGCCCACCGGCGTCGAGATCGCCTTCCTCCTCGTAGGCCTCGTCACCCTCGGCGCCGCCCTCGTCACCGTCACCACCCGCCAGCTGGTGCACGCCGCCCTCTGGCTGGTCGTGGCGCTCGGCGGGCTCGCCGTCGAGTACCTGCTCCTGACCGCCGAGTTCATCGCCTGGGTCCAGGTCCTCATCTACGTCGGTTCCGTCGTCGTCCTCCTCCTCTTCGGTCTCATGCTCACCAAGGCCCCCATCGGCCGCTCCCCGGACGCCGACTCCGGCAACCGGCCGGTCGCCCTCGCCGTCGCCCTGGCCGCCGCGGCCGCCCTCGTCTGGGTGGTCGTCGACGCCTTCCGCACGACCTGGATCGATCTGGACGGGCCCGCCCAGGGCTCCACGGGCGTGACCGGCGAGATCCTCTTCCAGCACTGGGTGCTGCCCTTCGAGGCGCTGTCGGTGCTGCTGCTCGCCGCTCTGGTCGGCGCGATCGTCCTCTCCCGGAAGAACAAGGAGGGCGAGCGCTGA
- the nuoK gene encoding NADH-quinone oxidoreductase subunit NuoK: MHLAYPAVLAALLFAVGLYGVLARRNAILVLMSVELMLNAVNLNLVAFDVWLRDALHAGQALTLFTIAVAAAEIGIGLAIVLMVHRNRGTSDVDRLRDTKEQPSAEEQPSAEEKAEAAA; this comes from the coding sequence ATGCACCTCGCCTACCCGGCCGTCCTCGCCGCCCTCCTCTTCGCCGTCGGTCTCTACGGTGTCCTCGCCCGCCGCAACGCGATCCTGGTCCTGATGTCCGTCGAGCTCATGCTCAACGCCGTCAACCTCAACCTGGTCGCCTTCGACGTCTGGCTCCGCGACGCCCTCCACGCCGGCCAGGCCCTCACCCTCTTCACCATCGCCGTCGCCGCCGCGGAGATCGGCATCGGTCTCGCGATCGTCCTGATGGTCCACCGCAACCGCGGCACCTCGGACGTCGACCGCCTCCGCGACACCAAGGAACAGCCGTCGGCCGAAGAACAGCCGTCCGCCGAGGAGAAGGCCGAGGCCGCCGCGTGA